From Sporosarcina sp. Te-1, the proteins below share one genomic window:
- a CDS encoding dihydroorotase family protein: MNKVDSVIKGQIVLKDQVIKGEVGIKEGKIVSIHEGTGNLQSVEVKDYGDAFVFPGMIDVHVHCFSNPDEGFVTTSTSAAAGGITTFLDMPYDLPNPVNNVDQFKKKVKQLEEEAVVDICLWATISKMNGTDQIIPLAEAGAIAFKMSTFETDAYRFPRIPDPEILKAMELIEKTGLRAAFHSENDEIIVDLIDEYQKAGKVYPKAHNETRPPVTETSAVLKLMEFAYWTNVKLHIVHVSHPRTIDLIKLFQAQGVKVTCETCYPYLLMDVDDLDKYGPIAKNNPPLREQEEVQGLWKHIEEGNIDLVSSDHAPWSAEQKERGNENIFLASSGLPGVEIMTPLMFNSTVSNGRLTPNEFSNLMSTHPAEVFSIPGKGQISVGYDADFTVIDPAQKTVIDQNSFKSFSKLTPFNGQELNCKVISTILRGEEVFDGENVTKGPGFGKFVPGSAAK; this comes from the coding sequence ATGAACAAAGTAGATAGCGTTATTAAAGGGCAAATTGTCTTGAAGGATCAAGTCATTAAAGGGGAAGTAGGAATCAAAGAAGGAAAAATAGTCAGCATTCATGAAGGGACAGGTAATCTGCAATCGGTTGAAGTGAAAGATTACGGTGATGCATTTGTATTTCCTGGCATGATTGATGTACATGTGCATTGCTTCAGTAATCCTGATGAAGGGTTTGTGACAACGAGCACATCTGCAGCGGCGGGCGGTATAACAACATTTCTAGACATGCCTTATGATTTGCCAAACCCAGTTAACAACGTAGATCAATTTAAAAAGAAGGTTAAACAATTAGAGGAAGAAGCAGTTGTCGATATTTGTTTATGGGCAACCATTTCGAAGATGAATGGAACAGACCAAATTATACCTTTAGCAGAGGCTGGAGCAATTGCTTTTAAAATGTCCACATTTGAAACAGATGCCTATCGTTTTCCTAGAATTCCCGATCCTGAAATATTGAAAGCAATGGAGCTGATTGAAAAGACAGGACTTCGTGCTGCTTTTCATTCAGAAAACGATGAAATCATTGTCGATCTGATTGATGAATATCAAAAAGCAGGAAAAGTGTACCCTAAAGCACATAACGAAACGCGTCCACCTGTTACAGAAACTAGCGCCGTCTTGAAATTAATGGAGTTCGCTTATTGGACAAATGTAAAACTCCATATTGTTCATGTTAGTCATCCAAGAACAATTGACTTGATTAAATTGTTCCAAGCTCAAGGAGTGAAAGTGACTTGTGAAACTTGTTATCCATATTTACTAATGGATGTGGATGATTTGGATAAATACGGACCAATCGCTAAAAACAATCCTCCACTAAGAGAACAAGAGGAAGTTCAAGGTTTATGGAAGCATATTGAAGAAGGAAACATCGATTTGGTTTCCTCCGATCATGCTCCATGGAGTGCAGAGCAAAAAGAGAGAGGTAACGAAAATATTTTCCTTGCTTCATCAGGCCTACCTGGCGTTGAAATTATGACACCTTTAATGTTTAATAGCACCGTTTCAAATGGAAGGTTAACACCGAATGAATTTTCGAATTTAATGTCAACCCATCCAGCAGAAGTATTTTCTATACCTGGAAAGGGTCAGATCAGTGTAGGATATGATGCTGATTTTACAGTAATCGATCCAGCACAAAAGACAGTTATCGACCAAAATTCGTTTAAATCATTTTCGAAATTAACTCCATTTAATGGACAAGAATTGAATTGTAAAGTAATTTCTACGATTTTACGTGGAGAAGAAGTATTCGATGGCGAAAACGTAACAAAAGGTCCTGGTTTCGGTAAATTTGTCCCTGGATCAGCAGCTAAATAA
- a CDS encoding SMI1/KNR4 family protein: MNQTLFEQLNEWHEADEHQLIVDRLSAIPEAERDYEAITHLARAYNNLGLYEEGLSQFDKISEAGKQDALWHYRVGFALYYLKRYEEAVQAFCKSVQLEPGNQHTEYYLRRSTHKAEKQKREELRIAKKKASLERSGSALEKAAFSDAFLADFWEDSEYAREDYQSEPLTDELINSIEQELGYKLPSSYIQLMKHQNGGVPKNTNFPTEEPTSWAEDHIAITGISGISREKSYSLCGDMGSQFMIEEWGYPDIGVVICDCPSAGHDVVMLDYRACGAEGEPEVVHVDQEDDYEITFLADNFEEFIKGLVNDEQYDTSEEDKEEALDKVAHGTFSPLLAELCSRVIEVEQVEQQIRSICTRIVEEKGYFSFHADEMSYVMYDVQFWLYTKSYPDTSRDQYLAAYEKIIAFGGEFGQGGYAPSFITDWLDHRIKEGRIIQDHGMIRFIDSYAAEVIKKLKEA; this comes from the coding sequence ATGAATCAAACACTATTTGAACAACTAAACGAGTGGCATGAAGCAGATGAACATCAGCTAATTGTCGATAGGCTATCAGCAATCCCTGAGGCGGAACGGGACTATGAAGCAATCACCCATTTGGCCAGGGCCTATAACAATTTGGGGCTTTACGAAGAAGGGCTCTCCCAATTCGATAAAATATCTGAGGCGGGCAAACAGGATGCTCTCTGGCATTATCGGGTAGGCTTTGCTCTTTATTATTTGAAGCGATATGAGGAAGCAGTCCAAGCTTTCTGCAAGTCTGTCCAATTAGAGCCCGGCAATCAACATACCGAGTACTATTTAAGACGGAGTACTCATAAAGCGGAGAAGCAGAAAAGAGAAGAACTCCGTATTGCCAAGAAGAAAGCTTCCTTGGAACGCAGCGGTTCGGCATTAGAGAAGGCTGCTTTCTCTGATGCGTTTTTAGCTGATTTCTGGGAGGATAGCGAGTACGCGAGAGAAGATTATCAATCCGAGCCGCTCACCGATGAACTGATTAACTCGATCGAGCAAGAGCTTGGGTACAAGCTTCCCTCTTCCTATATTCAGTTGATGAAGCATCAGAACGGCGGAGTGCCGAAGAACACCAACTTTCCAACAGAGGAACCGACTTCCTGGGCGGAGGACCATATTGCGATTACAGGGATCAGCGGAATCAGCCGGGAGAAAAGCTATTCCTTGTGCGGGGACATGGGCAGCCAATTCATGATTGAAGAATGGGGATATCCGGATATCGGCGTTGTCATCTGTGATTGTCCTTCAGCCGGTCATGATGTCGTCATGTTGGATTACCGGGCTTGCGGTGCAGAGGGCGAACCGGAAGTCGTTCACGTCGATCAAGAAGATGATTATGAGATCACCTTCCTTGCCGATAATTTCGAGGAGTTTATCAAAGGCTTGGTGAACGACGAACAATATGATACGTCTGAAGAAGACAAAGAAGAAGCCCTGGATAAAGTAGCGCATGGCACATTTTCTCCTCTGCTTGCGGAGCTGTGCTCTCGGGTAATCGAAGTGGAACAGGTTGAACAGCAAATCCGCAGCATCTGTACACGGATTGTTGAAGAGAAAGGCTATTTTTCGTTTCATGCAGATGAAATGTCCTATGTCATGTATGATGTGCAGTTCTGGTTATATACGAAGTCCTACCCAGACACCAGCCGTGATCAATATTTAGCAGCCTACGAGAAAATCATCGCCTTTGGCGGAGAGTTCGGCCAAGGCGGATATGCTCCCTCCTTTATTACTGATTGGCTTGATCACCGCATCAAGGAAGGACGGATCATACAGGATCACGGGATGATTCGGTTTATCGATTCATATGCTGCGGAAGTAATTAAGAAATTAAAAGAAGCCTAA
- a CDS encoding AroM family protein produces MFTLLTIGQTPREDLMKAFIKGGVQDVQLIGALDGVSESEIKRLEKVPGEEKLYVVHNKGTSNISHECIEEKIEKLIRQYENSSDAIALLCMSEFKSTSDQTTIIYPIKELREKASNINSNDKTIIFIPIKEQLTSAKLKWANVKGDKQFVVANPKVENVLGIVNKEITLHSPSYVILDCYGYDYELVDEIERNHECTCYNAQNLVVKKLKSL; encoded by the coding sequence ATGTTTACTTTACTAACGATAGGCCAAACCCCTAGAGAAGATTTGATGAAAGCGTTTATTAAAGGAGGGGTTCAGGACGTACAATTGATTGGTGCACTTGATGGTGTTTCAGAAAGTGAAATTAAAAGATTAGAAAAAGTTCCTGGTGAAGAAAAATTATATGTTGTCCATAACAAGGGGACATCGAATATAAGTCATGAATGTATTGAGGAGAAAATCGAAAAGCTGATTAGACAATATGAAAATTCATCGGATGCAATCGCATTGTTGTGTATGAGTGAATTTAAATCCACATCTGATCAAACCACCATCATTTATCCGATCAAGGAACTTCGGGAAAAAGCAAGTAATATAAATAGCAATGACAAAACAATTATATTCATTCCGATTAAAGAACAATTGACATCAGCCAAATTGAAATGGGCCAATGTAAAGGGAGACAAACAATTTGTGGTTGCAAATCCGAAAGTTGAAAATGTTCTTGGTATAGTAAACAAAGAAATTACGCTGCATTCCCCAAGCTATGTGATTTTGGATTGCTATGGATATGACTATGAACTGGTGGATGAAATTGAAAGAAATCACGAGTGTACATGCTATAATGCTCAAAATTTAGTAGTTAAAAAATTGAAGTCGTTATAA
- a CDS encoding dihydropteridine reductase, with amino-acid sequence MQIYWTKINQIIEETSEVKTYLLDCPKDFTWEEGSHTHFALEGFNAGEKPNRGLIRHMSISTLPHENSIGITTRIREQCSEFKSTLRNLKVGDEVALFKTHSNIPLKREDKNVYLLSSGVGLATFRPLVLDYFDRADNVNQIHSLNIDSSKEFLFTTVFETSPDKKFTSEFVDNRKDYYEKVKNLAADKDGLFYVVGSDEFLVQNIEVLREQGIKPDQIKLDKREQALLEFLSADLSV; translated from the coding sequence ATGCAAATTTACTGGACTAAAATAAATCAGATTATTGAAGAAACGTCTGAGGTTAAAACGTACCTGCTTGACTGTCCGAAAGACTTTACATGGGAAGAAGGTTCCCATACCCACTTCGCACTGGAAGGTTTTAATGCCGGAGAAAAACCAAACCGCGGTCTGATACGACACATGTCAATATCCACTTTACCGCACGAAAATTCAATAGGTATCACTACACGCATCAGAGAGCAGTGTTCTGAGTTTAAATCGACCTTACGAAATCTTAAGGTCGGCGATGAAGTTGCACTATTTAAAACCCATTCGAATATACCGCTTAAGAGAGAAGACAAAAATGTTTACCTGCTGTCATCAGGTGTTGGCCTAGCAACTTTCAGACCGCTCGTACTTGATTATTTCGATCGGGCTGACAATGTCAATCAAATACATTCACTGAACATTGACTCATCAAAGGAGTTCTTATTCACTACTGTTTTTGAAACCTCACCTGATAAAAAGTTCACATCAGAGTTTGTCGATAACCGTAAAGACTACTATGAAAAAGTGAAGAATCTTGCTGCAGACAAGGATGGACTGTTCTATGTCGTCGGCAGCGATGAATTCCTCGTGCAGAACATTGAAGTACTGCGCGAGCAAGGCATCAAGCCGGATCAGATAAAGCTCGACAAGCGTGAACAGGCACTGCTTGAGTTTTTATCAGCTGATTTGTCAGTTTAA
- a CDS encoding DUF3311 domain-containing protein: MKPYYILAALPFIAILGGAAFVNKIEPYVLGIPFFLFWISFWAVMSSIIMFVIYRLDPLNKEVEE, from the coding sequence ATGAAGCCATACTACATACTTGCCGCATTGCCTTTTATTGCAATACTAGGCGGCGCCGCTTTTGTAAATAAAATTGAACCTTATGTATTGGGCATACCATTTTTCTTGTTTTGGATTAGTTTTTGGGCTGTGATGAGCTCAATCATCATGTTTGTTATTTATCGTTTGGATCCTCTTAATAAGGAGGTCGAAGAATGA
- a CDS encoding M20 family metallo-hydrolase, with amino-acid sequence MDIINETRLWKTINDLASITVENQPWTRRSFTAKYNEGREWLKNQMKDIGLEVEVDEASNVIGRLIGREPNLPPIVIGSHTDTVPNGGRFDGIAGVLAGLEIVRALTEHNISIRHTIEIVDFTAEEPSEYGLSTVGSRAWTGNLTEEMLAYTNSDGQSLADAITYAGGDPAHIKQCKRENGSIALYLELHIEQGPVLLRRNANIGVVTGIVGIQRYKVIVDGLPNHSGTTPMDMRNDALTAASEMILALENVANREFEQPVVGTVGVINNFPNASNVVPGKVEFTIEIRSISEEVIDAVGNEFLSQVKNIASNRDVKVKTENVSRSASIVISNEIKQLLINSSSSITDKVIELPSGAGHDANQMSLLGPVGMIFIPCKDGRSHCPEEWAEKEDLYVGTKVLLNAVLAFSK; translated from the coding sequence ATGGATATAATCAATGAAACAAGATTATGGAAAACGATTAATGATTTAGCGTCCATTACAGTTGAAAACCAACCGTGGACAAGAAGATCTTTTACTGCAAAGTATAACGAAGGACGAGAATGGTTGAAAAATCAGATGAAAGATATTGGTTTAGAAGTGGAGGTGGATGAAGCATCCAATGTAATTGGACGATTGATCGGAAGAGAGCCTAATTTACCTCCCATTGTGATTGGTTCTCACACCGATACAGTTCCAAATGGAGGGAGATTTGATGGTATTGCCGGAGTTCTTGCGGGATTGGAAATTGTAAGAGCGTTAACGGAACATAATATTTCCATCAGACATACGATTGAAATTGTGGATTTTACAGCAGAGGAACCGTCGGAATATGGACTATCTACAGTGGGAAGCCGGGCATGGACTGGTAACTTAACTGAAGAAATGTTGGCATACACAAATTCAGACGGGCAGTCCTTGGCGGATGCAATTACATATGCGGGTGGAGACCCGGCTCATATTAAACAATGTAAGCGAGAGAATGGTTCCATCGCGTTATACCTTGAATTGCATATCGAACAAGGGCCTGTTTTACTCAGAAGAAATGCGAATATAGGTGTTGTGACCGGTATTGTTGGAATTCAGCGCTATAAAGTAATCGTGGATGGGTTACCAAATCATTCCGGTACAACGCCCATGGATATGAGAAATGATGCGCTTACAGCAGCATCCGAGATGATACTTGCCTTGGAGAATGTGGCAAACAGAGAGTTTGAACAGCCCGTTGTGGGGACAGTTGGCGTTATTAATAATTTCCCCAACGCTTCAAATGTAGTTCCTGGCAAAGTAGAATTCACGATCGAAATTCGCAGTATTTCTGAAGAGGTAATTGATGCTGTGGGTAACGAGTTTCTATCACAAGTGAAAAATATCGCTTCAAATCGGGATGTGAAAGTGAAAACTGAAAATGTATCTCGTTCCGCATCTATTGTCATTAGTAATGAAATTAAACAGTTATTAATTAATTCAAGTAGTTCAATTACTGATAAAGTAATCGAATTACCAAGTGGAGCAGGTCACGATGCCAATCAAATGTCATTGCTTGGTCCTGTCGGAATGATATTCATACCATGTAAAGATGGTAGAAGTCATTGTCCGGAGGAATGGGCGGAGAAAGAAGACTTGTATGTAGGCACGAAAGTATTGTTAAATGCTGTGCTGGCTTTTTCAAAGTAA
- a CDS encoding sodium:solute symporter: protein MNSALIIIILALTLSIALGLLAKRGKDMSMEQWAIGGRGFGGIFVFLLLAGETYSVFTLLGTSGLAFNNGAAAFYLLAFTALGTMTSYWILPPIWKYAKEKNVVSQSQFFSSKYNSNGLGVFVAIVGILALIPYITILFKSMGILVAATSYGAISSNVAVWVGMIGLLVYVMVSGIHGSAWTSTIKDVLILFVIVFLGIYLPIHYHGSFGGLFQAVNEFKPQALTLPHKGLSVSWFISTVAISAFAYFMWPHNAPTIYASKNAKAFRLNAVLLPIYALMVLFVYFVGFTAIVELPGLKNGDLALLELSMKTFDPWFVGIVGATGLLATLVPGSMMLMSAATMITTNVIEPLKPGISDKSKAFSAKGFVVLLSILCAFFSMSGSETLATLYLTSFSLITQMAPSLYLSLRKNNGITKYGSGYGMFVGVAIVLYVTFSKTTMASLFPSLPSVIQDLNIGIIALFSNILVMFIVSFFTKKSFAVELNS from the coding sequence ATGAACAGTGCACTGATTATTATCATTTTAGCTTTAACTCTTAGTATCGCATTGGGGCTTTTGGCAAAGCGCGGAAAAGACATGAGCATGGAGCAATGGGCTATCGGTGGTCGCGGATTTGGTGGGATCTTCGTCTTCTTATTATTAGCTGGCGAAACCTATTCGGTATTTACATTGCTAGGAACAAGTGGTTTGGCTTTTAATAATGGGGCTGCGGCATTCTATTTATTAGCATTTACTGCATTAGGTACCATGACATCCTATTGGATATTACCACCTATTTGGAAATATGCAAAAGAAAAAAATGTCGTTTCGCAATCCCAGTTCTTTTCATCTAAATATAACAGTAATGGACTTGGAGTATTTGTTGCCATAGTAGGTATTTTAGCGTTAATTCCATATATCACGATCCTGTTTAAATCAATGGGGATATTAGTGGCGGCTACTTCCTACGGTGCCATTTCCTCTAATGTAGCAGTTTGGGTTGGTATGATTGGATTATTAGTTTACGTCATGGTTTCGGGTATTCATGGATCAGCGTGGACTTCTACGATTAAAGATGTCTTAATTCTCTTCGTTATCGTATTCTTAGGAATTTACTTGCCGATCCATTACCATGGAAGTTTCGGAGGATTGTTCCAAGCAGTTAATGAATTTAAGCCTCAAGCATTAACCCTTCCCCATAAAGGATTAAGCGTATCATGGTTTATTTCCACTGTTGCCATTAGTGCATTTGCATATTTTATGTGGCCTCATAATGCACCGACAATTTATGCTTCAAAAAATGCAAAAGCATTTCGATTAAATGCAGTATTGCTTCCGATTTACGCATTAATGGTGTTGTTTGTTTACTTTGTTGGATTTACAGCAATTGTTGAGCTTCCAGGTTTGAAAAACGGAGACTTGGCGTTGTTAGAACTTTCAATGAAGACATTTGATCCTTGGTTTGTCGGTATCGTTGGGGCAACAGGATTATTAGCCACACTCGTTCCAGGTTCGATGATGCTTATGTCAGCGGCAACAATGATTACTACAAATGTTATTGAACCATTAAAGCCTGGTATTTCTGATAAAAGTAAGGCTTTCTCTGCAAAAGGATTTGTTGTTCTGTTATCAATTTTGTGTGCTTTCTTTTCAATGAGTGGAAGTGAAACACTTGCAACTTTATATTTAACTTCTTTTAGTTTAATTACACAAATGGCACCTTCACTATATTTGAGCTTAAGAAAAAATAATGGGATTACAAAATACGGTTCTGGATATGGAATGTTTGTAGGTGTGGCAATTGTTCTATATGTCACATTTTCTAAAACAACAATGGCCAGCCTATTTCCATCCCTGCCAAGTGTCATTCAAGATTTAAACATTGGTATCATAGCATTATTTAGTAATATACTCGTTATGTTTATTGTAAGTTTCTTTACAAAAAAATCCTTCGCAGTTGAATTAAATTCATAA
- a CDS encoding IclR family transcriptional regulator, with translation MSAEKTLDILEQFDFETRALSVPELATRLQQPQSSVYRHMRVLKEKGYLIEYSPGLYSLGYVFLKLAKIVKMDTNLPVISHEAMRELTKSTGETSILLVPSNLQAVCLGAVPSGHPIKVTSEQGNIVPIYGGASSKALLAYMADHFVEELFESGIIKKHTEQTIVDLDEMLTHLDTIRQKGYAYSDSEIDEGVISYGMPIFDSDHKLVASLSVAGPKERIAKRDSQEIVNEIKIAIEKIEKQL, from the coding sequence TTGAGTGCTGAAAAAACACTGGATATTTTGGAACAGTTTGATTTTGAAACAAGAGCACTAAGTGTTCCTGAACTAGCAACAAGACTTCAACAGCCACAAAGTTCTGTGTATAGACATATGAGGGTTTTGAAAGAAAAAGGATATCTCATTGAATATTCTCCAGGACTGTATAGTTTAGGCTACGTCTTCTTAAAGCTCGCTAAAATTGTAAAAATGGATACAAACCTTCCTGTCATATCTCATGAGGCAATGAGAGAGCTGACAAAGTCCACAGGAGAAACTTCCATCTTGTTGGTTCCTTCTAATTTGCAAGCTGTCTGTTTAGGGGCAGTCCCTTCAGGACATCCCATAAAAGTTACTTCTGAACAAGGAAACATAGTCCCGATTTACGGCGGTGCTTCTTCTAAAGCTTTATTGGCTTATATGGCTGACCATTTTGTTGAAGAGTTATTTGAAAGCGGAATCATAAAAAAACATACGGAACAAACAATAGTCGATTTGGACGAGATGTTAACTCATTTAGACACTATTCGCCAAAAAGGATATGCCTATTCTGATAGTGAAATTGATGAAGGTGTTATCTCATATGGTATGCCAATATTTGATAGTGATCATAAATTGGTTGCATCCTTAAGTGTGGCGGGACCAAAGGAAAGAATAGCGAAGAGGGATAGCCAAGAAATTGTCAATGAAATTAAAATTGCAATTGAAAAGATTGAAAAACAATTATAA